Proteins from a genomic interval of Procambarus clarkii isolate CNS0578487 chromosome 45, FALCON_Pclarkii_2.0, whole genome shotgun sequence:
- the LOC138350417 gene encoding mucin-2-like encodes MTRDDEISGPLPLTVCLTRPLTSHLTTPLTSHLTTPLTTPLTTPLTPPLTPPLTPRLTRPLTTPLTTPLTTPLTTPLTTPLTPPLTPPLTPPLTRPLTPPLTTPLTTPLTPPLTPPLTPRLTRPLTTPLTTPLTTSLTTPLTTPLTPPLTPPLTPHLTRPLTTPLTTPLTPPLTPPLTPPLTPPLTPPLTPPLTTPLTTPLTTPLTPPLTPPLTPPLTPPLTPPLTPPLTPPLTPPLTTPLTTPLTTHLTTPLTPPLTPPLTTPLTPPLTPPLTPPLTPPLTPPLTPPLTPPLTPPLTPPLTTPLTTPLTTPLTTPLTPPLTPPLTPPLTPPLTTPLTTPLTPPLTPPLTPPLTPPLTTPLTTPLTPPLTPPLTPPLTPPLTPPLTTPLTTPLTPPLTTPLTPPLTPPLTTPLTTPLTPPLTTPLTTPLTPPLTTPLTPPLTPPLTPPLTPPLTTPLTTPLTTPLTTPLTPPLTTPLTPPLTTPLTTPLTTPLTPPLTTPLTPPLTTPLTPPLTTPLTPPLTSPLTPPLTTPLTPPLTSPLTPPLTTPLTPPLTSPLTPPLTTPLTPPLTTPLTTPLTTPLTTPLTTPLTSPLTSPLTPPLTPPLTPPLTPPLTTPLTPPLSPPSHLVMISSITPGVMISSITPGVMISSITPGVMISSITPGVMISSITPGVMISSITLGVMISSITPGVMISSITPGDDLHHHTW; translated from the exons atgaCCAGAGATGATGAGATCAGTgg GCCTTTACCTCTTACTGTTTGTCTTACCCGACCTCTTACTTCACATCTTACTACACCTCTTACTTCACATCTTACTACACCTCTTACTACACCTCTTACTACACCTCTTACCCCACCTCTTACCCCACCTCTTACCCCACGTCTTACCCGACCTCTTACTACACCTCTTACTACACCTCTTACTACACCTCTTACTACACCTCTTACTACACCTCTTACCCCACCTCTTACCCCACCTCTTACCCCACCTCTTACCCGACCTCTTACCCCACCTCTTACTACACCTCTTACTACACCTCTTACCCCACCTCTTACCCCACCTCTTACCCCACGTCTTACCCGACCTCTTACTACACCTCTTACTACACCTCTTACTACTTCTCTTACTACACCTCTTACTACACCTCTTACCCCACCTCTTACCCCACCTCTTACCCCACATCTTACCCGACCTCTTACTACACCTCTTACTACACCTCTTACCCCACCTCTTACCCCACCTCTTACCCCACCTCTTACCCCACCTCTTACCCCACCTCTTACCCCACCTCTTACTACACCTCTTACTACACCTCTTACTACACCTCTTACCCCACCTCTTACCCCACCTCTTACCCCACCTCTTACCCCACCTCTTACCCCACCTCTTACCCCACCTCTTACCCCACCTCTTACCCCACCTCTTACTACACCTCTTACTACACCTCTTACTACACATCTTACTACACCTCTTACCCCACCTCTTACCCCACCTCTTACTACACCTCTTACCCCACCTCTTACCCCACCTCTTACCCCACCTCTTACCCCACCTCTTACCCCACCTCTTACCCCACCTCTTACCCCACCTCTTACCCCACCTCTTACCCCACCTCTTACTACACCTCTTACTACACCTCTTACTACACCTCTTACTACACCTCTTACCCCACCTCTTACCCCACCTCTTACCCCACCTCTTACCCCACCTCTTACTACACCTCTTACTACACCTCTTACCCCACCTCTTACCCCACCTCTTACCCCACCTCTTACCCCACCTCTTACTACACCTCTTACTACACCTCTTACCCCACCTCTTACCCCACCTCTTACCCCACCTCTTACCCCACCTCTTACCCCACCTCTTACTACACCTCTTACTACACCTCTTACCCCACCTCTTACTACACCTCTTACCCCACCTCTTACCCCACCTCTTACTACACCTCTTACTACACCTCTTACCCCACCTCTTACTACACCTCTTACTACACCTCTTACCCCACCTCTTACTACACCTCTTACCCCACCTCTTACCCCACCTCTTACCCCACCTCTTACCCCACCTCTTACTACACCTCTTACTACACCTCTTACTACACCTCTTACTACACCTCTTACCCCACCTCTTACTACACCTCTTACCCCACCTCTTACTACACCTCTTACTACACCTCTTACTACACCTCTTACCCCACCTCTTACTACACCTCTTACCCCACCTCTTACTACACCTCTTACCCCACCTCTTACTACACCTCTTACCCCACCTCTTACCTCACCTCTTACCCCACCTCTTACTACACCTCTTACCCCACCTCTTACCTCACCTCTTACCCCACCTCTTACTACACCTCTTACCCCACCTCTTACCTCACCTCTTACCCCACCTCTTACTACACCTCTTACCCCACCTCTTACTACACCTCTTACTACACCTCTTACTACACCTCTTACTACACCTCTTACTACACCTCTTACCTCACCTCTTACCTCACCTCTTACCCCACCTCTTACCCCACCTCTTACCCCACCTCTTACCCCACCTCTTACTACACCTCTTACTCCACCTCTTTCCCCAC CATCACACCTGGTGATGATCTCCAGCATCACACCAGGTGTGATGATCTCCAGCATCACACCAGGTGTGATGATCTCCAGCATCACACCAGGTGTGATGATCTCCAGCATCACACCTGGTGTGATGATCTCCAGCATCACACCAGGTGTGATGATCTCCAGCATCACACTTGGTGTGATGATCTCCAGCATCACACCTGGTGTGATGATCTCCAGCATCACACCTGGTGATGATCTCCACCATCACACCTGGTGA
- the LOC138350418 gene encoding keratin-associated protein 16-1-like produces the protein MLQESSPLCCKNPAPCVARIQPLCCKNPAPVLQESSPCVARIQPLCCKNPAPCVARIQPPALQESSPCVARIQPLCCKNPAPVLQESSPLRCKNPAPVLQESSPLCCKNPAPVLQESSPCVARIQPPVLQESSPLRCKNPAPVLQESSPLCCKNPAPVLQESSPLCCKNPAPALQESSPVCCKNPAAVLQESSPCVARIQPRVLQESSPCCKNPAPCVARIQPLCCKNPAPCVARIQPVLQESSPVCCKNPARVARIQPPVLQESSPCVARIQPLCCKNPAPALQESSPVCCKNPAPVLQESSPLCCKNPAPVLQEFRASPCAGMHYPDVAATSPPPPPSL, from the coding sequence ATGTTGCAAGAATCCAGCCCCCTGTGTTGCAAGAATCCAGCCCCCTGCGTTGCAAGAATCCAGCCCCTGTGTTGCAAGAATCCAGCCCCTGTGTTGCAAGAATCCAGCCCCTGTGTTGCAAGAATCCAGCCCCTGTGTTGCAAGAATCCAGCCCCCTGTGTTGCAAGAATCCAGCCCCCTGCGTTGCAAGAATCCAGCCCCTGTGTTGCAAGAATCCAGCCCCTGTGTTGCAAGAATCCAGCCCCTGTGTTGCAAGAATCCAGCCCCCTGCGTTGCAAGAATCCAGCCCCTGTGTTGCAAGAATCCAGCCCCCTGTGTTGCAAGAATCCAGCCCCTGTGTTGCAAGAATCCAGCCCCTGTGTTGCAAGAATCCAGCCCCCTGTGTTGCAAGAATCCAGCCCCCTGCGTTGCAAGAATCCAGCCCCTGTGTTGCAAGAATCCAGCCCCCTGTGTTGCAAGAATCCAGCCCCTGTGTTGCAAGAATCCAGCCCCCTGTGTTGCAAGAATCCAGCCCCTGCGTTGCAAGAATCCAGCCCCGTGTGTTGCAAGAATCCAGCCGCTGTGTTGCAAGAATCCAGCCCCTGCGTTGCAAGAATCCAGCCCCGTGTGTTGCAAGAATCCAGCCCGTGTTGCAAGAATCCAGCCCCCTGTGTTGCAAGAATCCAGCCCCTGTGTTGCAAGAATCCAGCCCCCTGTGTTGCAAGAATCCAGCCCGTGTTGCAAGAATCCAGCCCCGTGTGTTGCAAGAATCCAGCCCGTGTTGCAAGAATCCAGCCCCCTGTGTTGCAAGAATCCAGCCCCTGTGTTGCAAGAATCCAGCCCCTGTGTTGCAAGAATCCAGCCCCTGCGTTGCAAGAATCCAGCCCCGTGTGTTGCAAGAATCCAGCCCCTGTGTTGCAAGAATCCAGCCCCCTGTGTTGCAAGAATCCAGCCCCTGTGTTGCAAGAATTCCGAGCGAGTCCCTGTGCAGGAATGCATTACCCAGACGTTGCTGCcacgtctcctcctcctcctccctcactttAA